Genomic window (Saccharothrix australiensis):
GCCCGCCTCGGCGGCCAACGCCGGCATCGCGGTGGGCTCGACCATCGGCGGCGTGGCGATCGTCGGGCTCGGCGACTCGGGCGCGGTGGCCGTCGGCCTGATCATCGCCGCCGCCACGATCCCGGTCGCCTGGGCCGCCGGCCTGCTGAAGCCGCCGGCGGTCGAGGAGCCGGCCGGGCAGCCGGCCGCGGTCGAGCCGACCGCGGGCACCGCGTCCTAGCACGACGACCGCGGCGACCCGCCGCGGTCGGGGTGCCCGGGTGATCCGGGCGGTCCGACCGGCCGCCCCGATCCGCACCGGACCCCGGCCCGACGGGTCGCCGGGTGGTCGACCCCCGGCGCGCCGCCCGGTCTCGCGGCCGTCCGCGGGCGTTCCGCCGGCCGGAATCGTTCCGGGGTGACATCCGAATACCGTCGAACACCGCCCGCGCGCGGGCGGTGTTTTCCGCTGCGTTCGACCGAGCATTCCGAGCGTCCTACGCGATAAAGTGCCGCCAAGGCGTTCCGCGATCGCTCTCCGTGGCCGTCAAATGGGCCGTCGTTGCCGTCGGTGAACATGCGCGCAATTATTTTCACGAGTGCTCTGACCTGCGCTGCGCAGGTCCGTAGGGGAATGATCCGGGCGGCGGAACGCGAAATCGGCAGAAGTTCTCCAGCGGTGCTCTGGGTAGCCTGTGGTGGTTCGGGCCGGAGATGATCCGCGACCCGTACGGAAATCATCGGCCGCCAATGCGGCACAAGCCGCTCCTGGGGGAGCGCGACCTTTTTTGGAGACACTGTGTTGACACTCGGCCTGAGCGGGCACTACGGGTCCGACGACGTGGACCTGGCACCCGGCATCCCGCGCTGGTACATGCACGACGCGGCCGCCTGCCTGGTCGCCGACGGCGAGCTGGTCGCCGCGGTGGAGCAGGAGCGCTTCAACCGGATCAAGCACACCACCAAGTTCCCGGTCGCGGCCATCCGCGCGTGCCTCGACCTGGGTGGGGTCGGCCCGGAGGACGTCGACGCCGTCGGCTACTACTTCGGTGAGGAATTCAGCGACATCGCGCTCAACACGTGGTACGCGGCGATCCCGACCCTGCCCGCCCGCACGACCCGCCAGGTGATCCAGGACAAACTGCACGCGGAGTTCGACTGGCGCGTGCCCGACGACCGCCTCCAGTTCACCGCGCACCACCTGTCGCACGCGCGGTCCAGCTTCACGCGGTCGGGCATGGGCGAAGCGCTCGTGGTCGTCATGGACGGCCGTTCCGAGGATGATTCGACGTCGATCTTCCGCGGCGAGGGGGACAAACTGGAGAAGCTCGCCACCTACTCCATCGCCCAGTCGCTCGGCCTGTTCTACATGTCGGCGATCAACCTGGTCCGCTACGGTTTCGGCGACGAGTACAAGGTGATGGGCCTCGCGCCGTACGGCGACCCGGCGGTGTACCGGGACGTTTTCCACACCCTGTACACGCTGCACGACCACGGCCAGTACGAGCTGACCAAGGGCACCGTCGACATGCACCTGGTGGCGGCGACGTTCCGCTCCGCCGGGCTGTGGCCGCGGCGCGCCGGTGAGCCGGTGACGCAGCAGCACATGGACTTCGCCGCCGGCCTCCAGGAGATGCTGGAGACGGTCTCGCTGCACGTCGTCTCGCACTGGGCGGAGGCGACCGGGCTGTCCAAGCTCTGCTTCGTCGGCGGTGTCGCCCACAACAGCAGCCTCAACGGCGTCCTCCTGCGCTCGGGCCTGTTCGAGGAGGTGTTCGTGCACCCCGCCTCGCACGACGCGGGCGCGGCGGAGGGCGCGGCCCTGGAGGCGGCCCAGACCCTGGGCGACCGGCCGGCCCGACAGCCGCGGATGCGCACCGCCAGCCTGGGCGGCCACCTCGGCACGCGCGCGGAGGTCGAGCGCACGCTGCGCGGCTGGAGCGACCTGGTCGAGTACGAGCGGCCCGACGACATCGTCACCGCGGCGGCCGGCCTGCTCGCCGAGGGCGCGGTGCTCGGCTGGGCGCACGGCCGCTCCGAGTTCGGCCCGCGCGCCCTGGGCAACCGGAGCATCATCGCCGACGCGCGGCCCGCCGAGAACCGCACGCGGATCAACGCGATGGTCAAGAAGCGGGAGAGCTTCCGCCCGTTCGCGCCGGCGGTCACCCCGGAGGACGCCGCGACCTACTTCGACCTCACCGGGACGAAGGCGGACCACGAGTTCATGTCGTTCGTCGTCCACGTGCACCCCGACCGCAGGGACGAACTGGGCGCGGTGACGCACGTCGACGGGTCCGCCCGGCTCCAGGTCGTCGACCCGGGGACCAACCAGCGGTTCTACCGGTTGATCAAGGCGTTCGGCGAGCTGACCGGGACACCGGTGCTGCTGAACACCTCGTTCAACAACGACGCGGAGCCGATCGTCGAGACGGCCACCGACGTGATCACCTCGTTCCTCACCACCGGGCTCGACGCGCTGGTCATCGAGGACTTCCTGGTCCGCCGCCGGGACGCCGTGCTGCCCGCGCTGGACGGCCTGGTGCCGCGCCTGCGGCCGGTGACCAGGCTGAAGGAGGAGTGGAACCCCCGCGCCGCGGGCGCGGCGTCGGTCCGCCACGTCTACCTCTCCTGCACCGACGGCCCCCGCGCGGAGGTCTCGTCGCCGGTGTTCGACCTGCTCCGCTTCACCGACGGCGCGAGCACGCTCGGCGCGCTGGCGGAGCGCCACCTGGCCGGACCGCTCACCGACGCGGTGCGCGAGGAGCTGTTCGGTTTGTGGCAGCAGCGGTACTTCTCGCTGACGCCGCAAGCGCTCGCCTGACCATGCGGGCGCCCGTGGAGCCGAGCGCGGTCGTCGGAGCCGGGCCGGAAGAGGTCAAGCTGCTGGTCGACGCCGTGCTCCGCCAGGCGGACCGGCAGGCGGACGGCGGGGCGGACGACCCGCTGTCGCACGCCTGGCTGTGCTGCCTGGAAGCCGCGAGCCGGGTGGGCCGGGTGCTCGACGCGCGGCGGGAGCAGGCGGTGGAGGACGGCGGGGTGCGCCGGGCCGAGGAGCCCGCCACGACGGACGTGGAGCTGCGGGAAGCCTTCTCCGCGGCCCGTGCCGCCGCGGCGGCCGTCCGGTACGCGCTGTACGGGTCGCCGGACCGCACCCGGCCGCACGGGGACCGGTCCGACGCAGGCGGGACGTCGTCCGCAGGGCCGGGGTAGCCCGGCGGGCGGCGTCCGGGGACACGTCGGTCCCCGGAGGGATCGGGCGGTCGGCCTCGGTGGGGCTGACCGCCTCCTCCGATCGCGAGCGCTCACGGCGCTCCGCGCCTTCGCCACCGGCGGTTCGCCGGCACCCGCTGTCCACAGTGGACATATATGGTGGAGTGCCAGGGAAACCCGTTACCGCGATGAGGTGAAGCCCGTTGCGCTCACGGCCGTTCGACGGGTAGAGCACATGGATTGCCGTCCTGCCGAAGGAGTCACCCGTGAACCCCGATCTGCTGCGCAACTACCTCGTCCGCCACCACGTCGGACGCCGTGACGTGCTCCGGATGGCGGGCGCGGCGGGCGCCGCCGGACTCGTCGGCGCCGCGTCGTCCGCACCGGCATCCGCGACCACGGGGCCCGCTGAGGCCGACGCCACCCGGCTCGACGACACGCCGTTCGACTACGCGGACCCGGCGAACCTGTCGGACTGGGCGCCCAGCCGGTACGGGCCGGACGACCAGCGCGGCACCCTCAACGAGGTCACCCCGGCGAAGACCGCCGCGGCCCTGGCCCTGCTGCGGCCCCGCCGCGACGTCACCACCTACAACCTGGGCGAGCTGATGTGGAACGGCTTCCCCGCCTTCCGGACCGAGCCCCGCCGCACCTACGAGCAGCGGCTCACCGTCCTGGGTTACCAGCCGCCACCGGGTTTCCGCGAGCAGGGCGGCATCCTGGTGACCCCGGAACCGCTGGGCGACAACCGGATCAGCATCCACGAGGAGCGGTTCGAGGCGGAGCTCTCGGCGGCGCACCCGCGGCCCGTGGCCACGACCTTCCAGATCGGCAGCCAGCTCGACAACCTCAACCACATCGGCGCGGCGGAGTTCTTCTACAACGGCCTGCGCGGCCCGGACATCGCGCGCGGCCACGGCACGGTGCGGCTCGGGGCGGAGAACGTGGGCCCGGTCGTCACGCGCGGCGTGCTGCTGGACGTGCTGGGGGTGAAGCTGGCCGGGGACCGCCGGGAGGACCTGGCCGAGCCCGCGGCCAACGGTCGACCGCTGCTGCGCGAGAACTACCGCATCACCGTCGAGGACATCCGGGACGCGATGGAGTTCGGCGGCATCGACCGCCTGGAGCCCGGTGACGCCATCCTGTTCCGCACCGGGTGGAGCAACCTGCTGGCGCGCCGCGACCCGGCCGACATCGCGCGCTGGGAGGGCGCGCGGGGGCTGCCCGGTATCTACCTGCGCGAGGCCAGGTGGCTGGCCCGCGCCCGGCCCGCGGTCATCGGCGGCGACACGTGGGCGCTGGAGGTGGTGGGCAACCCGGTCAACGACGCGGCCGTCGTGTTCCCGGCGCACCAGGAGTTGATCATGCGCCACGGCATCCGCATCGGCGAGTCCTACGTCGTGGACCGCCTCGCGGCCGACCGCGTCCACGAGTTCGTGTTCATCGTGACGCCCCAGTACTCCCAGGGCGCGACGGCGGGCAACACCCCGCCCGCGGCGCTGGGCCAGCCCCGCCGCCGCTGACCGGGCGGTGCCGGGACGCGGGTCGTCGTGCCATGCTGGAGGCGGCAACGTGATCGGGGGTGCGCATGGCGTCGAAGCGCAGGAGCGGTGTCGCGCCCTACGTGGCGCTGGTCCTGGTACTGGTCATCTTCGTGCCGGGCGTGCGGGAAGTCCTGGCCGACCTCCTCACCCCCCTGCTGGACCTGCTGCGCGACCTCAACCCCTTCCGCGGCTGACCCCAACCACCTTCCACAACGGACAGTCCCCCATCCCCTCCCCGCGCCCCGACGGCGGCCTCGCCCGCCTCGCGGAGCCGAGGCCATTCACCAGGGACGGATGATGCGAAGAAGAGACGACCTCCGGCGCACCGTGATCGGGGCGATGGCCGCGTCGGTGTGCTGTGCCGGGGCACTGGTCGTCGGCGCGCCCGTCGCGTCGGCGGCACCGGTCGGGCTCGCGCTCGACTACACGTGCGCCGTGGCCACGGGTCCGGGGCTGCCGGTCCGGGTGGACGTCACGGGCGTGCTGCCGGACGAGGGTTTCGCGGGCGTGAACTCCGTGCCGTACCTGGAGCCGGCGTTCATCGACGTGGACCTGGAACTCGGGGCGTCCGACGCGTTGGGCCGGTCGGCGGTCCCCGGTGGGCTGCGGCTGGACGGCGACAGCACCGCGACGCTCGCGGCGACCTTCGTCGGGCCCGGCGGCACGACGGCGGCCGAAGCCGCGCTGGCGTTCGCGCCGACGCGGATCACCCCGTCCGGCGGGTCGTCGGTCAAGGCGGCGGGCGGGTTCCCCGGGCTGACCTTCCACCGGGCCGGCGCCTACGACGTCCACCTCGGCGACCTGGAGCTGTCGCTGCGCGTCGAACGGGCCGACGGGACGCCGCTGGGCACCGTCACGGCCACCTGCGCCCACGACCCGGCGGCACCCGCCGT
Coding sequences:
- a CDS encoding carbamoyltransferase family protein; its protein translation is MLTLGLSGHYGSDDVDLAPGIPRWYMHDAAACLVADGELVAAVEQERFNRIKHTTKFPVAAIRACLDLGGVGPEDVDAVGYYFGEEFSDIALNTWYAAIPTLPARTTRQVIQDKLHAEFDWRVPDDRLQFTAHHLSHARSSFTRSGMGEALVVVMDGRSEDDSTSIFRGEGDKLEKLATYSIAQSLGLFYMSAINLVRYGFGDEYKVMGLAPYGDPAVYRDVFHTLYTLHDHGQYELTKGTVDMHLVAATFRSAGLWPRRAGEPVTQQHMDFAAGLQEMLETVSLHVVSHWAEATGLSKLCFVGGVAHNSSLNGVLLRSGLFEEVFVHPASHDAGAAEGAALEAAQTLGDRPARQPRMRTASLGGHLGTRAEVERTLRGWSDLVEYERPDDIVTAAAGLLAEGAVLGWAHGRSEFGPRALGNRSIIADARPAENRTRINAMVKKRESFRPFAPAVTPEDAATYFDLTGTKADHEFMSFVVHVHPDRRDELGAVTHVDGSARLQVVDPGTNQRFYRLIKAFGELTGTPVLLNTSFNNDAEPIVETATDVITSFLTTGLDALVIEDFLVRRRDAVLPALDGLVPRLRPVTRLKEEWNPRAAGAASVRHVYLSCTDGPRAEVSSPVFDLLRFTDGASTLGALAERHLAGPLTDAVREELFGLWQQRYFSLTPQALA
- a CDS encoding cyclase family protein codes for the protein MNPDLLRNYLVRHHVGRRDVLRMAGAAGAAGLVGAASSAPASATTGPAEADATRLDDTPFDYADPANLSDWAPSRYGPDDQRGTLNEVTPAKTAAALALLRPRRDVTTYNLGELMWNGFPAFRTEPRRTYEQRLTVLGYQPPPGFREQGGILVTPEPLGDNRISIHEERFEAELSAAHPRPVATTFQIGSQLDNLNHIGAAEFFYNGLRGPDIARGHGTVRLGAENVGPVVTRGVLLDVLGVKLAGDRREDLAEPAANGRPLLRENYRITVEDIRDAMEFGGIDRLEPGDAILFRTGWSNLLARRDPADIARWEGARGLPGIYLREARWLARARPAVIGGDTWALEVVGNPVNDAAVVFPAHQELIMRHGIRIGESYVVDRLAADRVHEFVFIVTPQYSQGATAGNTPPAALGQPRRR
- a CDS encoding fibronectin type III domain-containing protein, producing MRRRDDLRRTVIGAMAASVCCAGALVVGAPVASAAPVGLALDYTCAVATGPGLPVRVDVTGVLPDEGFAGVNSVPYLEPAFIDVDLELGASDALGRSAVPGGLRLDGDSTATLAATFVGPGGTTAAEAALAFAPTRITPSGGSSVKAAGGFPGLTFHRAGAYDVHLGDLELSLRVERADGTPLGTVTATCAHDPAAPAVLGTLVSEPVIVEHPIRPSALRVTEVTPTSAALTWHAVPWWFDTRGYEVYVDGEQVAFVHDKQATITNLAPDSQHRVKIVTRDVRGLSSPRSQGLVFTTPPTP